TGCGACGACAAGCGCGTTCACCGCCCAGAGCAGGGTGAGGAACACACCGACCGGGATGGCGACCGCGTAGCCGAGTGCCAACGATGGTGCATGAACCTCGTGCCCACTCTGCTCCACACCCACTTCAAGCCCGGCGCCCAAGGCCGCCAAGGCCGCGAAGATGCCGTAGTGGCCGTATCCCCACAGGTACGACCGATGACGGCGGTCACTGAGACCTTCCCCGGCCTCCACAAGGAAGTAGAGCCACCAAAGAGCGAACAGCAGGACGAGGCCGGAGACGGAGATGACGACGAAGGGGCCGCTGATCTGGCCCGTTTCGAGCGCTCCTGCAACTCCCCTGCTCGCGGCCAGGACACTCTCACCGAGCAGAATGATCGTGAACAGACCGTAGCGCTCGGCGATGTGGTGCGGGTGCCAGTTCGTGCGCCTGAGCCGTTCCGCCCACCGTGGCACCGCCAGTTCCAAGACGACCAGGCAGATGAAGGACGGCAGCCCGAAGGACGTGTGCAGGACACCCGTCTCCTGCAGGACGAGGCGAAGTAGCCATCCCACCTGCACGAGGCTGATGCCGGCGGCGTAACGCAGCGCGGTGCGGCGGCTCACCGGATCTTCCAGACCGGCTCGCAGCCATTGGGCCACCAACGCCATCCTCATGATGAGGTAGCCCAGCGTGACGACACCGTAGTCGGAGTGACGGGCCGCCGCAGGCACACCGGAGGCCAGGACCAGCACGCCGGCCATCTGCACCATGGTCAGCAGCCGGTAGGCGACATCGTCGGTGTCGTAGGACGAGGCGAACCACGTGAAGTTCATCCACGCCCACCAGATCGCGAAGAACACCTGGAGGAAGGGGACCAATCCGGTGAGGCCATGACCGCCGGCGATGGCGTGCGCGAACTGGGCGGTGGCGCTGGCGACCGCGACCACGAAGGTGAGGTCGAACAGGAGCTCGAGCTGGCTGGAGACACGGTGCGGCTCGTCGGTGGGGCGAGCGCTCATCCGGACTCGGATCCGGATCGTGGTGCCGGTTAGTGGCAAGGTTTCGCTCCTGTCGCTCCGGGAGTCCGGTCCGCCTGAAAGACAGGACAGCAATCTATGACAGTGCGGTGCCAAGACCGCTTGTCACCAGACTGCACTGCCGTATTCGTGGTGGTCGGCGGACCGGCCCCTCGGGTCTGCACGCCGCTGCCGGGGCTTCACCTCGACGCCGCGCCCGCTGGACGGGGTCCCGCCGTTCGTGTGGCGCGACCCAAAGCGAGAACTCCACCGCCATCGACCTGTGCTACGAGGATCACGGAACCGGGCAGCCGGTCGTCCTCACCCACGGGTTCCCGCTCGACGGACACTCCTGGGAACGGCAGACTGCCGCGCTGCTCGATGCGGGCTACCGCGACGAGGTGGTCCGCGACAGCTGGAACGTCGCGACGGGCGGCGGCTTCTTCGCCGCCAGTGCACCGCGATCGGCACGCTGGTCGAGCACACCACCCGGTACACGATGCTGCTGTGTTGGAGCTGGCCGGGCTGCCTGCAGCGCTGATCATCACCTCCGAGGCCGACGTGCTGCGCGACGAGGGCGAGGCGTACGCCAACAGGCTGCGCGCCGCGGGAGTGCCGGTGACCGCCGTGCGTTACCTGAGCATCATCCACGACTTCGTCAAGCTCAACGCACTGCGCGAGACGTAGGGCGCCGACTCGGCGATCGAGCTGGCCATCGGCACGCTACGCCGGGCCCTGGCCACGAGCTGAGACAGGGCCCGCGGACCCATCCATCACGACTCGGCCCGCGTGGGGCGACGTCCGCCTCACGCGAGCCAGGGAGACCTCGCTATGAACACTCCTGACCCCCAGCCCGCCGGCGAGCAGGCCTCACCCGGCGGCCGCTACCACGAACCGGACCTGCGTCGCATGACGCGCATCAACCTGCGGCCGATCGCCTCTCCGATGCCGTTGGGCTTCTACTCGGTGGCCATCGCGTCGGTGATGATCGCCAGCCTTCAGCTGGGCCTGTTCCCGCCCGGTGCCCACCGCGCGATCGCCATGACCATCCTGCCGGCGTTCGTGCTGCAGCTCGTGGTGGCGGTCTTCGCCTTCGGTGCCCGCGATGTGATCGCGGCCACCCTGATGGCCTGCTTCTCCGGCATGTGGCTGGCCAGTTCTCTGGTGCTCGCCCTCGATTCTCCGTCCGGCACTTCCGTGCTCGGCGTACTGAACCTGGTCTTCACCCTGTTCGCCGCCCTGATGGCGAGCCTGGCCAAACCCAAGCGGGCTCTGTGGCTGGTGCTGTGCACGGCCGTGCCTCGCTTCGCCGTCAGCGCGGCCGCCAACCTGACCGGGACACCGTGGGTGGCCACGGTCTCCGGCGTACTTGGCCTGCTGCTGGCCGCCGTGGCGCTGTACGCCGCCTTCGCTCTGATGCTGGAAGACATGCGCGGCCAGGAAGTGCTGCCGATCGGCCGTTCCGGCCCCGCGCACCATGCCGTCGAGGGCGACCTGACGGTCCAACTGCGCAACCTCGAACGCCAGGCAGGCGTGCGGCGCACCCTATGACGCACCCGGCTGCGCCCGGATTTCGTGACTTGTGAAAGAGAGAGCCATGACCACGATGCCGGTCGGCGAATGGTGGACGCTCGGGGGCGGCGGCTCGTGCCAGAGCTGAACGACTCTCACCGGTACTACATTCGGAGATCTTGAGGTAGGGGGTCGCCTCGCCGGCGGTAGTGGCTGATCAGCGCGCGTGTTTGGTGGATCTGGCGGAAGGCGGACCAGGCCAGGACGTGGTCGATGGCCGCGGCTGCGGCTGCGGGCAGGAGCAGACGGGCCAGGACGCGGCGGATCTCAGCGAGGGAAGGCCGGATCAGCCGGGACGAAATCAGCTGGTCTTCTCCCGGGGCGGATGGTCTTTTCCCCAGTCGTTCGGTTGGTCGATGGCGCAGGCAGCGGTGGCGTCGGCGGCGGTGTCGTCAGGTAGACGGGCGCGGGTCACGGCCAAGAAGGCCGGCGCGAGCATGGCGGTGGTGACGTGCCGGTGCCAGGGCGTCCACTTGCGGACCTGGTACTGGGTCAGGCCGAGCAGGTCCTTTCCCTGTTCGTTGTTCTCCTCGATCTTCCAGCGCATCCCCGCGGCGTTGATCAGTTCGGTGACGGCGGTGCCGGTCGGGGCGTGGGCCAAGAAGAATTCCATCTCGCCCGGATCGCTGATACTGCGGCGGATCAGCACGGTATGGGCCAAGCCCGGGGCCGGGAGCTGGTCTTTGACGCTCACCGCCACAGCCGCCCAGTCATAGAAGCGTCTGCCCTTGGTGCCGTCTGCGCAGGAGCGGCGCTCCCACAGTGCGGGCGTGCCGCAGGCCAGCAGCCGGTCCAGCACGTGTCCGAGCGGCTCGCCCCCGCCCCGCACGGCGATCAGCGGCAGATCGACCGGGACGGCCATCACGTAGGCGATCTCTTGTTCGTGGCAGAAGGCGCGCAAGCCCGGGTCGCGGCCGTAACCGGAGTCGGCGGCGAAGTAGCGGAACGGGGTGCCGGCGGCCAGTTCCTCGGTGAGCATGTCGATCACCTGGTGCGGCTTGGTGCGGAAGCCGACCTGTTCGGGCACGCCCGCCTCCTTGCGCCGGCCGGCCTCATCGGCCCATCTCTCGGGCAGGTACAGGCGCCGGTTGATGAACGCGTGCCCCACCGCGGAGGCGTAGGTCAGCATCGGCATGACCTGGCAGTTCTCCACCTGACCACTCGCGCCGCAATACTGTGGCGCCACGCCGACGGACTTGTCGCCTTTCTTGATCGCTTGGGTGTCGTCGGCGATCAGCACTCCGTCGGGGCGGCCCAGATGCTCCACCACGTAGGTGCGAACCTCATCGCGCAGGGTGTCGGCGTCCCACTTGGCGCCGTTCAGCAGCCATTCCAGCCGGTAAGCCTTTCGATGACCGACGTGATCGGCCAGCTGCCAGGAGTTCTTGCGCGGCACGTCGGCCAGCAGGGCCCGCACCAGGTCGGCGAAGGACTGCCGGGGTTCTGGCCGGGTGAACAGCGGCCCGGCGATCCGCTCGGTCAACGCCGACAGCTCCGCATCCCAGGACACGACAAGATCGTAGGTGAATGAACAGGTCACGCACAGATAATGGACGAACTACACCCCGTCACGAGGCTCATCCTCAAGATCTCTGAATGTAGTACCGGTAGTAACGGCGCAGGAAACAACGGATATGCAGGTCAGCGGTCCGTTTTTCAGGCTGTGCTCGAAGCCCTTTACGGGGGCTTCGACCTGCATATCCGTCGAAAATTTCCCCAGTACTACCGGGACCCCCTGCCGGGCCCGGGAAATCCTCGACCGGGTTGGAGACAAGTGGTCGCTGCCCGTGATATCCCTGCTCGGCACGGAGACCAAACGATTCACCGAGCTACGGCGTGACATCGGCGGCATAAGCCATCGCATGCTGACCGTCACCCTGCGAGAATTGGAGCGCGACGGAATTATCACGCGCACCATCTATGCGGTCATGCCGCCACGCGTGGAGTACACGCTCACCCCGATGGGACACGCCTTGCTCGACGCGGTCGGCAATCTCGTCACCTGGGCCGAGGTCCACCTTGAGGAGATCGACGCGGCCCGCACCGTCTATGACGCGCAAGCCGAGCGGGCGAGCGCTCTCACGCGCCCGGCGACTCGCGGAAGTCAATGAGGTACGGCGGAGGCGGTGGCTCGTTCTCCGTGCCGGGCGCCGGGCTGCGCTCCAGGAGCTGCGTACCGACTACATGACCGGCGAATACCGCGTGCAACTTGACCCGGCCCCCCGACTTGTTGCGAAATCCGTGCGCGACGCCGGGCGGCACCAAAATGACGGCGCCCGGGCCCACCGGTTGCCATTCTCCGTCATAGTAGGCTTCCACTTCACCCTCGTCGATGATCAGCACTTCCTCGTTGGTGT
Above is a genomic segment from Streptosporangium album containing:
- a CDS encoding low temperature requirement protein A — its product is MSARPTDEPHRVSSQLELLFDLTFVVAVASATAQFAHAIAGGHGLTGLVPFLQVFFAIWWAWMNFTWFASSYDTDDVAYRLLTMVQMAGVLVLASGVPAAARHSDYGVVTLGYLIMRMALVAQWLRAGLEDPVSRRTALRYAAGISLVQVGWLLRLVLQETGVLHTSFGLPSFICLVVLELAVPRWAERLRRTNWHPHHIAERYGLFTIILLGESVLAASRGVAGALETGQISGPFVVISVSGLVLLFALWWLYFLVEAGEGLSDRRHRSYLWGYGHYGIFAALAALGAGLEVGVEQSGHEVHAPSLALGYAVAIPVGVFLTLLWAVNALVVAEPITHPVAVMACVTAILSLPLATPWIGVAALVAAIAAVCVLLVAVTIATGAVRGPRGNASS
- a CDS encoding alpha/beta hydrolase fold domain-containing protein encodes the protein MRATATRWSATAGTSRRAAASSPPVHRDRHAGRAHHPVHDAAVLELAGLPAALIITSEADVLRDEGEAYANRLRAAGVPVTAVRYLSIIHDFVKLNALRET
- a CDS encoding GPR1/FUN34/YaaH family transporter — protein: MNTPDPQPAGEQASPGGRYHEPDLRRMTRINLRPIASPMPLGFYSVAIASVMIASLQLGLFPPGAHRAIAMTILPAFVLQLVVAVFAFGARDVIAATLMACFSGMWLASSLVLALDSPSGTSVLGVLNLVFTLFAALMASLAKPKRALWLVLCTAVPRFAVSAAANLTGTPWVATVSGVLGLLLAAVALYAAFALMLEDMRGQEVLPIGRSGPAHHAVEGDLTVQLRNLERQAGVRRTL
- a CDS encoding IS701 family transposase produces the protein MTCSFTYDLVVSWDAELSALTERIAGPLFTRPEPRQSFADLVRALLADVPRKNSWQLADHVGHRKAYRLEWLLNGAKWDADTLRDEVRTYVVEHLGRPDGVLIADDTQAIKKGDKSVGVAPQYCGASGQVENCQVMPMLTYASAVGHAFINRRLYLPERWADEAGRRKEAGVPEQVGFRTKPHQVIDMLTEELAAGTPFRYFAADSGYGRDPGLRAFCHEQEIAYVMAVPVDLPLIAVRGGGEPLGHVLDRLLACGTPALWERRSCADGTKGRRFYDWAAVAVSVKDQLPAPGLAHTVLIRRSISDPGEMEFFLAHAPTGTAVTELINAAGMRWKIEENNEQGKDLLGLTQYQVRKWTPWHRHVTTAMLAPAFLAVTRARLPDDTAADATAACAIDQPNDWGKDHPPREKTS
- a CDS encoding winged helix-turn-helix transcriptional regulator — protein: MLDRVGDKWSLPVISLLGTETKRFTELRRDIGGISHRMLTVTLRELERDGIITRTIYAVMPPRVEYTLTPMGHALLDAVGNLVTWAEVHLEEIDAARTVYDAQAERASALTRPATRGSQ
- a CDS encoding cupin domain-containing protein, with protein sequence MTIISQLDYVPFPADPHNYKPGSRYSLVLDPVRPDGAYVKGLVLNFEHLASGEVIPIHVHTNEEVLIIDEGEVEAYYDGEWQPVGPGAVILVPPGVAHGFRNKSGGRVKLHAVFAGHVVGTQLLERSPAPGTENEPPPPPYLIDFRESPGA